GCTAGAGCTTCTCGTCACACTACTGTTGGTGGGTATTATTAGCGTCTGGGGAGTGCCGCGCTTTCAAGCACTGGGCGAACGGTCCGCACAAGCAAGCGAGGTTAATCGTCTGCAGAGTGCGTTTTCGTTAGCGCGTAATACCGCGATTAACCAACGCAGCCATATCACCGTTTGCCCGACGGCTGGCGACCGCAGCGCCTGTAATAACGATTGGGCCGGTGAGCTAATAATCGTGCGTGGGAGTGACACCGATGGCATACAAGCTCAAGATATCCTGCGCATTATTCCTCTTCAGCAGAACACACAGGTTGCTTACAGCCGCGGCTGGTCGCGTATACGCTACGACCCGATGGGCTCTACCAGCGGCTTCAACGGCAGCTTTACCGTATGTGCCGGCCATCGCGCCGAAGGTACTCAGGGTCAAAAGCTGGTGCTCAGCCAACTGGGGCGGCTGAGAGTTGATGAAGCGCCTATCGATTGCTAGACGCTTCATCATGTAGGCAAAGATTAACCGGCAATACCGTCTAGATAACGCTCGGCATCCAGTGCGGCCATGCAGCCACTGCCCGCAGAGGTAATCGCTTGGCGGTAAATGTGGTCCATCACGTCGCCGCAGGCAAATACGCCCGGTATATTGGTGGCGGTCGCATTACCTTCCAATCCAGAATTCACTTTAATATAGCCGCCATTCATCGTTAGCTGGCCCGCAAAAATGCCGGTATTAGGGCTATGGCCAATCGCAATGAACAAACCCGGCGCATGAATTTCTTTGCTTGAACCATCTTTGGTGGATTTAACGCGAATACCGGTGACGCCCGAGTTATCGCCCAGCACTTCCTCGATCTCCTGGAACCACTCAAGCGCGATTTTGCCCGCTGCGGCTTTCTCGAACAGCTTGTCTTGCAAGATTTTTTCCGCGCGCAGAGTGTCGCGACGATGCACCAGCGTCACCTTGGAAGCGATATTGGAAAGATACAGCGCCTCTTCCACGGCAGTGTTACCGCCGCCCACCACAATGACTTCTTGGTTACGATAGAAAAAACCATCACAGGTAGCGCAGGCAGAAACGCCCTGACCCATAAACTGCTGCTCAGTGGGCAGCCCCAGATAACGCGCGCTGGCACCGGTGGCCACAATCAGCGCATCACAGGTATAAAGGCCGCTATCGCCTTTCAACGTAAACGGTTTTTCGCCTAAACTGACCTCATTGATATGGTCGAACAGTACTTCCGTATTGAAGCGTTCAGCATGCTGCTGCATGCGCTCCATCAATTCTGGGCCTTGAACACCCTGAGCGTCACCCGGCCAATTATCCACGTCGGTCGTCGTCGTTAGCTGCCCGCCGGCCTGAATACCGGTGATCAATAACGGTTTCAAGTTTGCCCGCGCGGCGTAAACGGCGGCCGTGTAGCCAGCCGGGCCGGACCCAAGAATAATCAAACGCTCATGACGAGTTTCCATGACACCACCTTCTAGAGACTTAACTGATAGCGTTATCGATAGCTGTGTAAACAATAGCTACCCAAACAATTTGGCAGAGAGTCTGCCTGAAATGGCGTCAAGTACAAGCTATTGCAAGGTTTGTCCTAGGCTATTGGCGAATAAACCTTGAAAGCCACTGTGCAAACACCCATGTATTATTACTACGGTAAGCCATACTATAAAGAAAGACCGTGACCGTCACGTTGAGCTAAACGCTCAGCAACAAGAGGAGAATGGCATGAGCAAGATACCTGATACGCTAAGTACCTTAGAGGTTGGCAACACCACGTATCACTACTACAGCCTCCCCCAAGCGGCCGGAGCGCTCGGCAATATTGACCGGCTGCCCAAAACGCTCAAAATTCTACTCGAAAACCAGCTGCGCTTCGCCGACGACGAGAGCGTAGCCGAAGAAGACATGCAGGCCTTGGTCGACTGGCAGACCGAAGGCAGATCTAGCCGCGAAATAGGTTACCGCCCCGCGCGCGTATTAATGCAGGACTTTACCGGCGTGCCCGGCGTGGTGGATTTAGCCTCCATGCGCGCCGCCGTAGAAAGCCTTAACGAAGACCCTTCGAAGATCAATCCGCTGACCCCTGTCGACCTGGTCATTGATCACTCAGTGATGGTCGATAATTTCGGCAACGCTGCCGCATTTCAAGAAAACGTCGATATTGAAATGCAGCGTAACCGCGAACGCTATGAGTTTTTGCGCTGGGGCCAGCAGGCCTTTGACAACTTCCGCGTTGTGCCACCCGGCACTGGCATTTGCCATCAGGTGAACCTGGAGTACTTGGGCAAAACCGTATGGACCAAAGAAGAGGACGGTAAGTCCTTTGCTTACCCTGACACGCTGGTGGGCACTGACTCACACACCACGATGATTAACGGCCTGGGCGTGCTTGGCTGGGGCGTGGGCGGCATTGAAGCCGAAGCAGCCATGCTCGGCCAGCCGGTGTCGATGCTGATACCCGAAGTGATTGGCTTCAAGCTGACCGGCAAGATGCGCGAAGGCATTACCGCCACCGATTTGGTGCTGACGGTCACTGAAATGCTGCGTAAAAAAGGCGTAGTGGGTAAATTTGTTGAGTTCTACGGCGACGGCTTGAAAGACCTGCCGCTGGCCGATCGTGCCACTATCGCCAATATGGCACCTGAGTACGGCGCTACCTGCGGGTTCTTCCCGGTCGATGATGAAACGCTGAACTATTTGCGCCTAACCGGACGCGAAGATGACCAGGTTGCGCTCGTCGAGGCTTACAGCAAAGCCCAGGGCCTATGGCGCGAGCCTAACGATGAGCCGATCTTCACCGATGCCCTGCAGTTAGATATGACAGAGGTAGTCGCTAGCCTTGCCGGCCCCAAACGCCCTCAGGATCGCGTGGCGCTACAAGACATGGCGTCGGCCTTTGGTAAGTTCATGCAGGAAGATACGAAGGCAAACGCTACAGAGAAGGGCAAGTTCTCTTCTGAAGGTGGCCAAACCGCCGTGGGCGTAGAGCGCAGCTTCAAAGATGACACCAGCCAAGCCGTTAAGCTGAATGATCGCGACTTCAGCCTTGACCCTGGCGCGGTGGTCATTGCAGCCATTACGTCGTGCACGAACACTTCAAACCCCAGCGTTATGATGGCGGCGGGGCTGCTGGCACGTAAGGCTCGCGAAAAAGGATTAACCACCCAGCCATGGGTGAAAACCTCACTGGCACCGGGCTCTAAAGTAGTCACCGACTACCTAGCAGCCGCGGGCTTAAATGAGGACTTGGACGCTCTGGGCTTTAACCTGGTTGGCTACGGATGCACGACCTGTATCGGCAACTCTGGCCCTCTTGCCGATGAGATTGAGCAGGCGATTAACACCGGCGACCTTGCTGTCGCGTCGGTGCTTTCCGGCAACCGTAACTTCGAAGGCCGCGTTCACCCGCTGGTCAAAACTAACTGGCTCGCATCGCCCCCCCTGGTGGTGGCCTATGCGCTGGCCGGTAACGTACAGCGCGACCTGACCAAGGAACCGCTAGGCCAAGATAGCAATGGTGAGCCCGTCTATCTCAAAGACATTTGGCCGACGCAGGCTGAGATTGCCACTGCCGTCGAGAAGGTCAACACCGATATGTTCCGTAAAGAATACGGTGCGGTGTTTGAGGGCGATGATGTCTGGAAAGCGATCAGCGTTTCGAAAAGCAAGGTCTATCAGTGGCCTGAATCCACCTACATTCAGCACCCGCCGTTCTTTGAAGGCATGGGTCGCGAACCCGATGCCATTGACGATGTGCACAGTGCCCGCGTGCTGGCGATGCTGGGTGACTCGGTGACCACCGACCATATTTCCCCCGCAGGCGCCATCAAGCCCGACAGCCCTGCAGGCCGCTACTTGCAAGAAAACGGCGTTAAGCCGGTCGACTTCAACTCTTACGGCTCACGCCGTGGTAACCATGAAGTCATGATGCGCGGCACTTTCGCTAACGTGCGTATCAAAAACGAGATGCTTGATGGCGTCGTTGGTGGTGAAACCCGCCACGTGCCTAGCGGCGAGCAGATGGCTATTTACGATGCGGCCATGAAGTACAAAGAGGAAGGTAAACCGCTGGTCGTGATTGCCGGTAAAGAGTACGGCACCGGCTCCTCGCGAGACTGGGCAGCCAAGGGTACGCGTCTGCTGGGCGTGCGCGCCGTGATTGCTGAATCCTTCGAGCGTATTCACCGCTCCAACCTAATCGGCATGGGCGTTGTGCCGCTGCAGTTTGCGGAAGGCGAAAGCCGTCAAACGCTAAAATTGACCGGCGACGAAGAGATTTCGATTGCGGGTTTAAGCGATCTAACGCCGGGCGGCACGGTGAAGGTAGTCATCAAAACTGCCGATGGGGAACGCACCGTTGATGCCAAGTGCCGAATTGATACGGTCAACGAGCTGGCTTACTACCGCCACGGTGGTATCCTTCACTACGTGCTGCGCAAGATGATCGGCGCAGCCTAAAGGTAAAACCTACCAATGCTTGCATGCCCCCACCTCGGTGGGGGCTTTTTTTTGCCTTAAACCTGCGTTTAGAAAGCCCGGCGGCGGTAAGTGCGATAATCCGGCGACCAGGATGCCTTATCAATCAGTTCCCGCAGGGTTGTGCCGCTAGTTTTTAACGCCACACCATCATGCTGCGCCTGAGCAGCCACCTCAAAGGCAATCGACTTACTGATCTCACGAATGCGCGACAGCGGCGGTAACAGCGCACCCTTGCCATCTTTCACCAGCGGCGCTTCGCGAGCCAGTGCCCGCGAAGCGCTCATCAGCATTTCATCCGTGATGCGAGTGGCACTCGCCGCAATAACGCCCAGCCCAATGCCAGGGAAGATATAGGCATTGTTGCACTGGGCAATCGCATAGGTACGGCCGTTATAAACAACCGGTGCAAAAGGGCTGCCGGTAGCGACTAGCGCCTGCCCATCAGTCCAGCGGATGACATCTTCCGGTACGGCTTCAGCCTGCGAGGTGGGGTTCGAAAGTGGCATGATCACCGGGTGCTCGCAGCCCGCGTGCATCGTGCGTACAACCTGCTCGGTGAAAATACCGCGCTGACCGCATACGCCAATCAATACGGTTGGTTTGATTTGCGCAATGGTCTCTTCCAGACCTTGGCCATTCCAATGCGCCACTAGCGTGGCGTCATGGGCTAAGCGGCGCTGAAAATCCCGCTGCCAAGCTTGGTCGTTGGTCATCAGGCCATCGCGATCAACAATATAAATACGCGCCCGCGCTTCGCTTTCGGTCAAGCCTTCGGCTTCCATCGCGACAACGACCTGTTCAGCAATACCGCAACCCGCTGAACCACCGCCAACAAATACCACTCGCTGCTGAGCAATGGTTTCTTCACGGGCCTGGCAGGCGGCCATTAAGGTGCCGACCACAACCGAAGCCGTGCCTTGAACGTCATCATTGAAGCAGCACAGCTCATCGCGATAGCGCTCTAAAAGCGGCACTGCATTGGCCTGAGCAAAATCTTCAAACTGTAACAAGACGTTAGGCCAACGGCGCTTCACGGCGGCAATAAACTCTGCCATAAAGGCGTCATATTCTTCTTGCCCTACCCGCTCGTGGCGCCACCCCATGTACATAGGGTCATCCAACAGTGCTTTGTTGTTGGTGCCCACATCAATCATGATCGGCAGCGTATAGGCGGGGCTGATGCCGCCACAGGCGGTATACAGCGCCAGTTTACCAATCGGGATGCCCATCCCACCGATTCCCTGATCGCCCAGGCCTAGAATCCGCTCGCCGTCCGTGACCACGATGACTTTAACGTTATCTTTGGTCGCGCTGCGTAGGATGTCATCCATATGCTCGCGGTCAGGGTAGCTAATAAACAGGCCCCGGTGATTACGATAAATATTAGAGAATTCCTGACACGCCTGCCCCACCGTCGGGGTATAGATAATCGGCAGCATCTCTTCAAGGTGCTGGGAAACCATACGGAAATAGAGCGTCTCGTTATCGTCTTGAATAGCGCGCAGATGAATGTGCTTCTCAAGATCGCTATGGCACTGCTGGTACTGGCGATAGACGCGCGCTAGCTGATCCTCAATGGTTTCTACTTTCTGAGGCAGCAAACCAATCAGGTTAAACGCCAAGCGCTCCTGCTGAGTAAACGCACTGCCTTTGTTCAATAGCGGCATTTCGAGCAAAGAAGGACCGGCGTAAGGAAGGTATAAGGGGCGTTTACTCTGGGTAGTCATAAGCACTCTCTTTTAATGTCTATCACTGCTGCAATGCAGCAACATCGGGCGTTTGCGGCGTTTGGGCTTAATGTAACATGCTCCTGAGACAAAGGTAGAAGAGACCCGTATTAAGCGTAAAAAAATGCCCCGACCAACGGCCGAGGCATCGAACACAATGACACGTTAAAGCAGACCGTGATTAGCAGCTTTTGGCCGCGGCTTGGCGCCCTTCTATACCTGCAAAAAAGAACGGACGCAGCTTAACGCCCACCATATTTCCCGCAAATGCCGCCACCAGCCACACCCAGCCGTGTAGGCTGCCCGAGGCAATACCGCTGAAGTACGCGCCAATATTGCAGCCATACGCCAAGCGCGCGCCATAGCCCAGCATAAGACCGCCGATAATCGCTGCCAAAACGGATCTCAACGGAATGTTGAAATTAGGCGCAAAGCGGCCAGCCAAGCTCGAGGCTGCCAGCGCGCCAAGCATAATACCGACGTTCATTACCGTGGTAATGTCGTTCCACACACTGGTTTCCAAGGCCGCTGCATTACCCGGTGCCTGCCAATATCCCCACTGGCTGACATCACCGCCTACCAGCCCATAGGCCTTGGCACCCCACAGCGCGAACGCAGAGGTAATGCCCCAAGGCCTGCCAGCCAGTGCCAAAGTGGCAAAATTTAACAGCGCCAGCGCCACCGCGCCCGCTACCAGCGGCCACGGGCCAGTTAACCAGCGCGAATAGCCATGTTTATTGACGACAGGCGCTTGCTCAAGCTGGCCATGGCGACGCTTCTCCATTACCCAGGTAAAGGCAGCGATAGCAGCAAATAGTGTCAGGCTAACCGCTATTCCGCCGCTTACTCCGGCAACGTTAACCAGCGACACTGGCTGAAAGGCGGGTAAGCTCTGCCACCAGGCAAAATGCGCCGTGCCAATCACCGAACCAACAATGAAGAAAACCAGGGTGATCAGCATGCGCGCATTACCGCCGCCCGCTGTAAACAGTGTGCCAGAGGCACAGCCGCCGCCCAACTGCATGCCAACGCCGAAAATAAATGCTCCAACCAGTACCGAAATACCAATCGGCGAGACAAACCCAGTCACCGGTGTACCAAACAACGTGCCCGCGCCAAGAGCCGGGAAAAACAGCACCACGGCAATCGCCAGCATCACCATCTGCGCGCGCAGGCCACGCCCTCGTCGCTCGGTAATAAACACACGCCATGCGGACGTAAAGCCAAACGCCGCATGGTAAAGCACCATCCCCAGCAGGCCGCCGACAATCATCAGCAGCCCCGTATTGGCTTCAAACACCATCCCCACCAGCAACGCGCCTAAAACAATCGCCGCCGTGGCGATCAGCGGCACACGATAACTTGCGGGCTCAACAATAGAGGTTGTAGACATAGGTCACCTTTAGCAACACCAAAAGCGCCTGTTAGAAAACAGGCGCTTTTGATAGACATAGACAATAGTTATAAGCCTAACGATAGCTGTAGAGCGCGGGAAATTCTTTATTTAGCAGTTCTTATAGCTTTATAGAATATGCAGTTGTAACCTGCATAAAAAAGCATTCATTCAGGTTTTGAAACTCATATTTCACGAAACCAATGATCGCGTTTCGCCAAACCGCTTTTTTAATGTCCGTTCTTCTTACTAGTAGGTTTGGTCTATAAAGTGCAGCACTACTCAATCAGGGGGGCGTCTCCCCATACCGACACTTATGCGCTTAACATCTTTATGCTCAATCATATCAACAACTTGAGAGACTGACTCATATTCACCAATCTCTGATAGCTTAAGCGCTAAAGTAAAAATCATTGAGTCTCTCTGGAACGATGAAACCTCTTTATTAAATACACTCAACAAATATTCCAATAAAGTATCTGCATACTCTTCAAAACCAGACTCATAAAGTCTAACAACTAAATCAGTAAGCAGTATTTTACGGCGAACATCATTTTTAACATTTTTTACTAAAAATATCGCGCCATCAACATTACCATTTAGCAAAAAAATATTTATTTCTTTTTGAACTTCATCCGTCCTTCCACGAAAACGACTAGCAAAAAACATACTAAAGGCTATAAAAAAAGTAATACCACCACCTAACAAACCGCCTGTAAATAAAAATCCAATATCGTTTTCTTCGCCTACTAACCTAGCACGCACAGAATCTCCAGGCAGATACTCTACTAAAACACTGTTAGGCAATATATATAATCCAGCTGCATAACTCGCCCTTCCAGCAGCACTAAAGTCAATTTCCTTTCCATCATCTGTGGCAAAACGAATACGATAGCAATATTTATGCCCAAAACGAGAACCATCACGACATGTGCTTTGCCCTACAATCTCTCCAGAGACCTGGACCGCTTCCTTTTCGAATCTTTTATCTTCAGCAACTTCCGCTATATACAAAGAAACGAAAATCGCGGTAATAACCCCCGGAACAAAAACCACAGTAGTCAGCATTAAATTTTCAAAACTCAACCATTTTTTCATCTTTATTAATTTTTCCCATAAAATATAACAAATACAATTTTATCAATAAGCTCCAAATATTTAAAACACCTCTATCTTCCCTTCTTCATACTTTGCATTCGGCAAATGTTCTTTAAAAAACTGAATGCGCTCATCCAATTCCTCTGGAAGACAGTAAATAAGATGTGTACGCGGCCTATAGCTTGAATTCCGCTTGAAGGGTTTCCATTGATAGGTCAAC
This DNA window, taken from Vreelandella profundi, encodes the following:
- a CDS encoding GspH/FimT family pseudopilin; translated protein: MSDSKIKKNTSFEGGFTLLELLVTLLLVGIISVWGVPRFQALGERSAQASEVNRLQSAFSLARNTAINQRSHITVCPTAGDRSACNNDWAGELIIVRGSDTDGIQAQDILRIIPLQQNTQVAYSRGWSRIRYDPMGSTSGFNGSFTVCAGHRAEGTQGQKLVLSQLGRLRVDEAPIDC
- the trxB gene encoding thioredoxin-disulfide reductase encodes the protein METRHERLIILGSGPAGYTAAVYAARANLKPLLITGIQAGGQLTTTTDVDNWPGDAQGVQGPELMERMQQHAERFNTEVLFDHINEVSLGEKPFTLKGDSGLYTCDALIVATGASARYLGLPTEQQFMGQGVSACATCDGFFYRNQEVIVVGGGNTAVEEALYLSNIASKVTLVHRRDTLRAEKILQDKLFEKAAAGKIALEWFQEIEEVLGDNSGVTGIRVKSTKDGSSKEIHAPGLFIAIGHSPNTGIFAGQLTMNGGYIKVNSGLEGNATATNIPGVFACGDVMDHIYRQAITSAGSGCMAALDAERYLDGIAG
- the acnA gene encoding aconitate hydratase AcnA, encoding MSKIPDTLSTLEVGNTTYHYYSLPQAAGALGNIDRLPKTLKILLENQLRFADDESVAEEDMQALVDWQTEGRSSREIGYRPARVLMQDFTGVPGVVDLASMRAAVESLNEDPSKINPLTPVDLVIDHSVMVDNFGNAAAFQENVDIEMQRNRERYEFLRWGQQAFDNFRVVPPGTGICHQVNLEYLGKTVWTKEEDGKSFAYPDTLVGTDSHTTMINGLGVLGWGVGGIEAEAAMLGQPVSMLIPEVIGFKLTGKMREGITATDLVLTVTEMLRKKGVVGKFVEFYGDGLKDLPLADRATIANMAPEYGATCGFFPVDDETLNYLRLTGREDDQVALVEAYSKAQGLWREPNDEPIFTDALQLDMTEVVASLAGPKRPQDRVALQDMASAFGKFMQEDTKANATEKGKFSSEGGQTAVGVERSFKDDTSQAVKLNDRDFSLDPGAVVIAAITSCTNTSNPSVMMAAGLLARKAREKGLTTQPWVKTSLAPGSKVVTDYLAAAGLNEDLDALGFNLVGYGCTTCIGNSGPLADEIEQAINTGDLAVASVLSGNRNFEGRVHPLVKTNWLASPPLVVAYALAGNVQRDLTKEPLGQDSNGEPVYLKDIWPTQAEIATAVEKVNTDMFRKEYGAVFEGDDVWKAISVSKSKVYQWPESTYIQHPPFFEGMGREPDAIDDVHSARVLAMLGDSVTTDHISPAGAIKPDSPAGRYLQENGVKPVDFNSYGSRRGNHEVMMRGTFANVRIKNEMLDGVVGGETRHVPSGEQMAIYDAAMKYKEEGKPLVVIAGKEYGTGSSRDWAAKGTRLLGVRAVIAESFERIHRSNLIGMGVVPLQFAEGESRQTLKLTGDEEISIAGLSDLTPGGTVKVVIKTADGERTVDAKCRIDTVNELAYYRHGGILHYVLRKMIGAA
- a CDS encoding NAD-dependent malic enzyme, which encodes MTTQSKRPLYLPYAGPSLLEMPLLNKGSAFTQQERLAFNLIGLLPQKVETIEDQLARVYRQYQQCHSDLEKHIHLRAIQDDNETLYFRMVSQHLEEMLPIIYTPTVGQACQEFSNIYRNHRGLFISYPDREHMDDILRSATKDNVKVIVVTDGERILGLGDQGIGGMGIPIGKLALYTACGGISPAYTLPIMIDVGTNNKALLDDPMYMGWRHERVGQEEYDAFMAEFIAAVKRRWPNVLLQFEDFAQANAVPLLERYRDELCCFNDDVQGTASVVVGTLMAACQAREETIAQQRVVFVGGGSAGCGIAEQVVVAMEAEGLTESEARARIYIVDRDGLMTNDQAWQRDFQRRLAHDATLVAHWNGQGLEETIAQIKPTVLIGVCGQRGIFTEQVVRTMHAGCEHPVIMPLSNPTSQAEAVPEDVIRWTDGQALVATGSPFAPVVYNGRTYAIAQCNNAYIFPGIGLGVIAASATRITDEMLMSASRALAREAPLVKDGKGALLPPLSRIREISKSIAFEVAAQAQHDGVALKTSGTTLRELIDKASWSPDYRTYRRRAF
- a CDS encoding YeeE/YedE family protein, which translates into the protein MSTTSIVEPASYRVPLIATAAIVLGALLVGMVFEANTGLLMIVGGLLGMVLYHAAFGFTSAWRVFITERRGRGLRAQMVMLAIAVVLFFPALGAGTLFGTPVTGFVSPIGISVLVGAFIFGVGMQLGGGCASGTLFTAGGGNARMLITLVFFIVGSVIGTAHFAWWQSLPAFQPVSLVNVAGVSGGIAVSLTLFAAIAAFTWVMEKRRHGQLEQAPVVNKHGYSRWLTGPWPLVAGAVALALLNFATLALAGRPWGITSAFALWGAKAYGLVGGDVSQWGYWQAPGNAAALETSVWNDITTVMNVGIMLGALAASSLAGRFAPNFNIPLRSVLAAIIGGLMLGYGARLAYGCNIGAYFSGIASGSLHGWVWLVAAFAGNMVGVKLRPFFFAGIEGRQAAAKSC
- a CDS encoding DUF3592 domain-containing protein, which codes for MKKWLSFENLMLTTVVFVPGVITAIFVSLYIAEVAEDKRFEKEAVQVSGEIVGQSTCRDGSRFGHKYCYRIRFATDDGKEIDFSAAGRASYAAGLYILPNSVLVEYLPGDSVRARLVGEENDIGFLFTGGLLGGGITFFIAFSMFFASRFRGRTDEVQKEINIFLLNGNVDGAIFLVKNVKNDVRRKILLTDLVVRLYESGFEEYADTLLEYLLSVFNKEVSSFQRDSMIFTLALKLSEIGEYESVSQVVDMIEHKDVKRISVGMGRRPPD